From Desulfotignum phosphitoxidans DSM 13687:
CATCAGCCCGGAGACGCTGGCCCGGCTCAAGGACATCATGACCGGCATGATGGACCAGGTGGACCTGATCATTATCTCCGATTATGACAAAGGACTGGTGACCTCCGAGCTGGTGGCCCATACCGTGGACCTGGCCCGGAAACACGGGGTCCTGACCCTGGCAGACCCTAAATCCCTGAAATTTGACAAATACGCCCGGGTGTCCGTGCTCACACCCAACCAGAAAGAAGCGGCCGTGGCCGCCAACATGGACATCACCTGCCAGAAAGATCTGTTTGCCGCCGGTGAATCGCTTTTAAACACCGTGGCCCTGGATCGGCTGGTGATCACCTGCGGCAAACACGGCATGGTGCTGTTTGAAAAAAATGCCGCCCCCCATGTGATCGCATCAAGGGCCCGGCAGGTATTTGATGTGTCCGGGGCCGGGGACACGGTCATCTCTTTGCTGGGTTTAGGTCTGGCATCGGGCGCATCTTTTCTGGACAGTGCCGTGGTGGCCAATGCCGGGGCCGGTATTGTGGTGGGCAAAGTGGGCACGGCCACACCTACGATGGCAGAATTAAAAAAAGTGCTTGACGGAAAAGAATAATTGCCCTATATTAGTCGAATTGATGCGGGGTGGAGCAGTCTGGTAGCTCGTCGGGCTCATAACCCGAAGGTCGTTGGTTCAAATCCTTCCCCCGCTACCAAAGAAACTAAGGGGTTCAGCGTTCGGCGCTGCCCCTTTTTGTGTTTCCGGGCCATGCGTGAACAAGCTTGAACAAGGAGTGGATCATGGATGACGCAACCATTGTCAATCTGCTGGTGGATGACCCACAGCATCAGGTGCTCAAGAAACTGACATCCACCCTGCCGGATGTGATTCTCAACGAGCGGCAGATCTGTGATTTCGAACTGCTGGTCACCGGGGTATTTTCCCCGTTGACCGGTTTCATGACCCGGGTGGATTACGAATCCGTGCTGGACCGCATGCGCCTGTCATCCGGGGATCTGTGGCCTGTGCCCATTTGCCTGGATATTCATGACACGCAGGCTGCCGCCCTGGAGGCGGGCCAGTCCGTGGTGCTCCGGGATCCGGAAGGATTTCTGCTGGGCGTCATGACCCTGGAAGACATCTGGCCCGTGGACAAGGACAATGAAGCCCTGGCCGTGTACGGGACCCGGGATCCGGCCCACCCGGGGGTGGATTATCTGCGCAGCAAATGCGGATCCCACTATATCGGCGGTCCCATCCAGGCCCTGAACCT
This genomic window contains:
- the rfaE1 gene encoding D-glycero-beta-D-manno-heptose-7-phosphate kinase, which encodes MDIDRFQQIRVLVIGDLMIDEYLWGRVDRISPEAPVPVVAVERENHTLGGAGNVINNLTAMGAQVSAIGTAGTGKAGRMILEKLKDSGVCTHGIISEPDRPTTLKTRIIASSQQVLRIDREVRRPISPETLARLKDIMTGMMDQVDLIIISDYDKGLVTSELVAHTVDLARKHGVLTLADPKSLKFDKYARVSVLTPNQKEAAVAANMDITCQKDLFAAGESLLNTVALDRLVITCGKHGMVLFEKNAAPHVIASRARQVFDVSGAGDTVISLLGLGLASGASFLDSAVVANAGAGIVVGKVGTATPTMAELKKVLDGKE